GGATGACATCAGCCATATCGAGTATTTGGAAAGGCATGTCGGCTTGCCGGAATTGCTGTCCTTCCGTTACAACCCAGGCAGCGCCCGAGCAGGAAATACGATTATCGGCAAACCGGAAGACGCTAAGTACGGTCTCACGAAAGAGCAGTTATTTGAAGCCTACCGTATTGTGCGCGACAAAGGCGTTAAACGCTTCGGTATTCACACGATGGTCATTTCCAATGAGCTAAATCCGGACTATTTCATTGAGACCGCCCGGATGATGATGACCTTGGCCAAGGAAATCTATGAAACGCTGGGCATTCGTATTGAGATGATCAATTTTGGCGGCGGTATTGGTATTCCATACCGTCCGGAAGACAGCCAAGTGGATTTGGAATATGTCGGCGCCGGCATCCGCAAGCTGTATGAGGAAATTATTGTGCCCGCCGGCCTTGCGCCGCTGAAGCTGGCTTTGGAATGCGGCCGCATGATTGCCGGACCTTACGGTTATTTGGTGTCGAAGGTGCTGCATAAGAAGGAAACTTACAAAAACTATGTGGGCTTGGATGCTTGCATGGCTAACTTAATGCGTCCGGCCTTGTACGGTTCTTATCATCATATTACGGTGGTAGGCAAAGAGAAGCAACCGCTGGACCATGTGTATGACGTAACCGGCTCGCTGTGCGAAAACAATGATAAGTTTGCTATTGACCGGGCATTGCCGCAGGTAGATATAGGCGATGTTGTTGTGATTCACGATGCCGGGGCGCATGGGCATGCTATGGGCTTCAACTATAATGGCAAACTGCGTTCCGCAGAAATTCTTCTGAAGGCGGACGGTACAACCGAACTGATCCGTCGGGCGGAAACCTTAGAGGATTATTTTGCTACCTTGGATTTTTCAAAACTATAAGGTGATTATGGTAAGAAAGGGCAAAGCCGGTTTAGGCTTTGCCCTTTTTTGTACGATATAGTTCATGAATAGTTTGCATGGTTTGCAGCAGGTCGTAGGAAAGAGAGAGATTTCCATGGAAATTCGCAATTTACAAGGACTGATGCAGCATTGGCTGCCCCAGGTCAAAGGAAATACGGAAGCTACGCCTCCCAAGGCCGCTGCGGCACTGCAAGGGAGCGGTGTTAAAGTAGGCGCTGATGGTGTGGATATGCAGGCGGATGGAGAAATGAAGGCGGCTTTACAGCGGCTGCAAGGCGTTATGCAGGAACAGTTGAAAGATGTCTCGGAGTTGCCTGCGGAAGTGCGTAAAGTAGTGGAAGCCATCCTGGAGCAGTATACGCAGGCGCAAAAAGTCGTTCCTGAAGGAATTAACGCCATGCTGACATCCCCCCGGCAGGCGGCGGATTTATTGTCGCGTTTGGCGGAGGCGTTAAGTGAAGGCGCGACGCTTAAAGAAGAAGGCGGCGAAGCCGTTAAGCAATTGGTGGATCGATTGGTGAGCGCATTTAAGGATACCTTGCCTGCCTCACCGGGAGATCTGGCGGCGAAGCTGGCGTCGTTGGTTCAAGACATTAATGGACGGCAGGGGCCGTTGGATAAAGAATTAACGCAGTTGTTGCAGCAACTGACTGCTAAAATGCTTAGGGGAAATGGAACTGCAGGAAATGCTCCGGAAATAGGAGCGCCCATTACATCGGCTGCAGCGGCAACGGACGCGCTAAAGCAAATGGCGCAAAGCAACGAAGCGTTGCTGGCAGTGATGAAAGCGCTGACGCAAGAAGAAGGTATTGGAGCCGCCCTGCAGGAGGCTGGGAAAAATTCTCCGATGGCGCTGGCTAATGGGATGGATGCCGCTATGGCCAACGGAACGGCGGGGAGGACGGTGAGTCGTTCAGGTGTTGGTGAAGGACCTAGAGCGGTGTTGCAGCAGTTGGTTCAAGCGTTTCAGAGTCAACTGCCGGAAGAATTGCAAAGTCCCGGAATGCAAGGGCAGGTGTTGGAAGGAACCCGTTTATGGGCTTTGTTGAAGACCGTTGAAAGCGGTGCGACAGCAGGCTTGAACCGGCAGGAGTTCAAGGCGTCCGGCGAAACTTTTCGCCAACTGGCCGCCTGGTTAAACGGGGGGGCGCAAGGGGAAACGCCTGATTTGGGAGAGCTTTTTGGCTTGGTGCAGTTTTTGCCGGAAAGTTCCCAACAAAGTATATGGTCTTTGGCGAGGCAGCAAGGGTTGCCGGAGGTGTTGCGGCAGTGGGCGGCTTCGCTGGGAGATGGCGGCGGGAATCAGACGGATGTTCCGAAGGAACTGTCTTCTTTGCAGCAACGTATGGGCAACAGCAGTGATGCAGTTCGCATGGCTAACCTACTAAACGAGGCGGCGGATTGGCTGGAGGGGAATAGCAATCGTTCTTTAGCGGCTATGGGCCGTATGGTCAAACTCTTGCCGCCGGAAGTAGCTCGTTTGGTGCAACAGGTTTTGGCGCAGGATGGAGCGGCGGAGCAACTGCGCAATATGGGGAATTTGTTTACGCAGTTGTCTGAAGAAGCGCCTCAAAGTCAAACTCTTTTGTTTTTGCGTCAAGCCGGAGCGCAGGCGCCGGCCGGCGGCGCAGACGGTGCGGCGCAGACGGCGCAACGGCTTTTGGCTTTGATTAGTCAATTGGCCAGCCGTCAAGGACAAGCGGAAGGCGAGTTAACGCAGATACTTCAGCAATGGCAGGCTAAGGTTCAGGGAGATCCGGCGCAAACTTTGCTCTTGGAACGGGCTGTGCGTCAATTTGGCGCACAGGTGCCGCCGGATGTGGCCCAGACGGCGCTGAAAAGCAATATGCCGGATCTGCCGAGATTTTGGGTGCTCTTAAAAACTATGGAAGCAGGAGAATGGAACGAGCTTCCCGTGCAGGTACAGCGAAAGTCAGCCGAGGTGGTCCGTGAATTGGCTTCCTCCTTGCAACGGCCTGCTGTATGGGAGGCGGATGTCAAAACAGAGCACAGTTTGTTGACTTTTACGAACACCCTGCTCTTTAATCCTCAAGGAACGCCGTATCCCATGTATTGGCATGTATATCACCAGCAGAAACAAGACGCTCAAGGTCGCGATACGGGTGAGTTCGAAACCTGGCTGCGAGTATGCTTGGAAACGGAAAACATGGGAACTGTCGACGTGGTCTTTCGCTATTACGATGAGAAGGCGCTGGACGTGCGGCTGCGTTTCGAAGGCGAAGATAGCGCGGAGGCATTCCGGGAAGTGCTGCCGGAAGTGCGACAAGCTGTGGGAGAATTGCCTTTTGAGCTGGGAGATATATGGGTGAGCCGAGGCGGCAAAAAAGAAAATAAAGGAGCGGAAACGACGTAAGTCGTTTTCGCTCCTTTTGTTTAACATGCCAGAATGTATAAGCTTTTACGGATAGAGACACTAGGGGGATTAAGAGTTAGATGGCTCTGGGAAAATGGCGGCATGATTGTATTGGAGACAAGATTTACTCCGTTACTCTGAGTTCTGTTCCTACGACTTAGAAGCTAACGGTACAGCCTCAAAGAAAGCGTCCCAACCGACGCGCTCAATGGTTTGGCGCAGGCGTTCTTTTTCTTGGCCGTGCTGTTCGAAAAAATCAAGAATAGCGGCAGTTACTTGCAGACATTCATTAGCGGAAAGATTTTTGGCGGTTTCGCGGCCTACGATGGCTTGACGCCCTCCGTTACCGCCGAGCACGAGATGGAAGCCCTGGGCGTCAGCGTAAAAGCCGATGTCTTTAACGAAAACTTCTGCGCAGCAATTCGGGCAGCCGCTCAGACCGATGCGCACCTTGCCCGGCAAGGGACGGCCAAAGTGGAGCTTGTCCATCTCTAACCCCAGGGAAGTACTATCTTGACGAGCCATGGGACAATGAGGCTTGCCGGGACAGATGGTGACGCCGCGTACGGCTTTGGCGATGAAACTTTCTCCGTCTACCTCTAAAGCAGCAATGACTTTTTCGCCGTCAGCGATTTTGACGCCCAAGAGAGTAATGCTGTTGCCGACAATTTTAAGATCGGCTTGGTGGGTTTCGGCTGCGTCGGCGATAGCGCGCAACTGTGTCGGGGTTGTCAAACCGCCAGGGATATGGGGCGTTACAGGAAATTTTACGCGATTTTTGAGAAAAGGAAGCTGGCTGAGTAATTTGGACATAGTAAACCTCCCTCGTATGGTTGAAAATAACTGTAGCATATCATGTCCTGCCAAAGCTTGCTGTGAGATCAATCACAAAAAAGGTGTTTTAGGGGAAAAGGCGAAATAGTGGGTAAGTACATGCGGCAAAAGGGGGAGTGGCAAAATGAAGTATCAAATAGGCTTGATTGGCTTAGCGGTAATGGGGCAAAATCTGGCGCTGAATTTAGCGGGCAAAGGAGTACCGGTAGCCGTGTACAATCGGACGGCGGATAAGGTAGCGGCTCTTTTGGAGAAAGGAGCGGAGCTTCCTTTAGGCGGTGCGCCTTCCTTAGAAGAACTGGTCGGCATGTTGGAGCGTCCTCGACGCATTTTGCTGATGGTTAAAGCCGGCGAAGCGGTCGACTCCATGCTGAATCAACTGGCCCCTCTTTTGGATGAGGGCGATATCTTGATTGACGGGGGAAATTCGCATTATCGAGATACCCAGCGCCGGGAAGAGCAAATGGCTGATGTCGGAATTCGCTATTTGGGTTTGGGTGTTTCCGGCGGGGAAGAAGGAGCTCTGCGAGGCCCCAGTTTAATGGCTGGCGGAGATGCGTTGGCTTATGCGGCGGTAGCGCCTCTGTTAAAGCGCATGGCGGCGCAAGCGGATGACGGCACGCCTTGTTGTGCGTATTTTGGCGGCGGCGGCGCAGGTCATTTTGTAAAAATGGTTCATAACGGCATTGAATATGCAGATATGCAGTTGATTGCGGAAAGTTATTTTTATATGAAAGAAGCTTTGCATTTAGGGGAAGCGGAGCAGGCGGCGCTATTTGAAAAGTGGAACAAGGGCATTCTGAGTTCCTATCTTATTGAAATCACGGCGGCAGTGCTGCGGCGCAAGGATAAAGACACCGGCAAAGCGCTGGTGAATTTGATTTTGGACAAAGCGGCGCAAAAGGGGACAGGCCAGTGGACGAGTCAAGCGGCCTTGGAGCTGGGCGTACCGGTGCCAGCCATTACTGAAGCGGTTTTTGCCAGGTATTTATCTCAGTTGAAGGAAGAAAGAGTAATTGCGGCGCAGGAGCTTCCCGGTACGGGGACCTGGGCCATTGGGGACGGCGAAAATGCTGGACGACGTTTAAAAGAAGCATTGTTTTTGTCTAAACTTTGCTGTTATGCACAAGGTTTTGCTCTGCTGCAAGCCGCACGTCAAGCGTATGGCTGGGAAATGGACCTGTCGAAAGTGGCGTTGGTTTGGCGGGCTGGCTGCATTGTGCGGGCGCGTATTTTAGAAGATATCGCGGCTGTTTATCGGGAGCAGCCGGATTTGAAAAATTTGCTCTTGGCGCCTCGCTTTGTGACGGCTTTTGGCAGAGGCCAGCATGAATGGCGGCTGCTGGTAAGCGATGCCGTGGAGAGAGGGTTGGCGGTTCCGGTTATGGGGGCCTCATTGGCTTACTATGACGGATACCGGCGAGCGTTTTCACCGGCGAATCTGCTGCAGGCGCAACGTGATTATTTCGGTGCGCACACGTATGAACGCGTGGATCGTCCAGGATTTTTCCATACGGAATGGTAGCCGCTTTCCAGCTCCATAGCCTCGAAGGGTGTACTCTGGTATAATAGTTCCGGAAGGCACCAAAAGAGAGGAAGGCCGAAATGGGAATTAATGTTCTAACAAGTACGCTTCAGTGGCGGCGGCATCGGCAGCAGCGGGTAGCTGTGCTGTTTGACGCAGAAAATATACATTTGGACTTAGCGCGTTTTGCTTTAACCAAAGCGGCGGAGCTGGGCGAGGTTATTCTTTGTCGCGCGTATGCGGACTGGTCGCACCTGGATTTGACTCGCAGCGAATGGCGGAATTTTACCATGGAAAACGGCGTGTCAGTTGTGCATACGCCTGCCGGAACCAGCGGCAAAAATACGGCGGATATTGCTCTGGCGATTGAAGCGATGGAACTAGTATATCTAGGCAATGTGCATGCGCTTGTTATCGTTTCGAATGACTCTGATTTTCGGTTTCTGGCGTTGCGGGTGAGGGAAAAAGGGGTGCCGATCTACGGCGCCGGGCATATGCAGGTTAAAGAGAGTCTGCGTAGTGCCTATACCGCTTTTTTTGAAGCGCCGGATAAAAAAACTAAATCCGTGGCAACGCGGACGGTGCCGGAACTGGCCGGCCGCAGCAAAGAACGGCGAGAGCTTCGCACGGCGGTAGGAGAGCTTGCCGAGGAAGTACAGCGGCCTATGGCGCAGATTATTGATATGTATCTGCGACTCAAGGAAGAGACGAAGCAGGATTGGGTGGGCGGCTCCGTGCTAGGGCAGCGCCTTAAGGAAGAACTGGATGATTTTGCTTTGCCTGCTGGTCAAGGAAAACAGCTGTCCAAGTTTTTAAAGAAATATCCGCGGCTTTTTCGGCTGGAACGGCAGGGTACCTGTTTTTTGGTGAAAGTAGAATTAGCGAAAGAAAATTAAATCATACTACAGCCTGCGCTGCTAAGCGCAGGCTGCTCTTATGTATCTTTTCTTCTAAAATGTATAGTTTGTGGGGAAAAAACTGTAGGGATTTTTCCGGAAGTTACGAACTGACCTCTAATACGCTTGTATTTTTACAAAAAGTGCTGTACAATGTAAATTGTTAGATTTTTCCGCCATAAAAAAGCGGCTGTTTGTAAAGTAAGCAGTGCGCTTCGAGGAAGGCGTGAAATGGAGGAAAAGCCATGATCCGTGAAAAACGGAGTAAAGAAAAATTAGAAACCTATTACCGTAAATTTATGGAAGAAGGTATTATGGATGCCAATGTGCATCCCTATGTGGCGGAATCCTGGCAGAAAAGCCGTGATTGGAAAGTGGGCTCAGCTCGTTTAGAGGGGCTGCCTCGCCTTGGTAAAGAGGAGTTTCGTTTGCGCCAGGGGCGTCATCAGGCGGCCATTCAGTATGTAGACGAGTATTATCAAACGGTGCGGGAATTTTTTACGAATCACAATCTAAGCTTGCTTCTTTTGGATGAAGAATGCTATGTGCTGCGCAGCTATGCCATGCCTTTCTATCAAATTTCTACGATTGATACTCCAGGTACAAGACTGTCTCCCAAGGATATCGGCACCTCCAGCATTAGCATCGCTTATGAGCACCAAGTGCCGTTTTTGCTTTTTGGACCGGAAATGTGGATTCGAGAATGCCAAAACAGCGATGCTTGTTCCGCGCCGGTTATGGCGGGCGGGCGGATGCAGTACATTTTGGCGGTGGTCGCGGCGGACCGCGAGCCTTTGCCGTATGACGCACTAGTGTCTACCGTACTGGGCTTGAAATACGCTCTGGAAAGCTATTTGCAGGTGCAATATCGCTTGGCTTCGAAAAATGCGATTTTGGATGCGGCTTCTTTTGCAGTGTATCAGATTCAAGCCGGCGGGGAAGTGACCTATGCCAACCGGTTGGGTCAAAGCCGTCTGGGCGAGTTGGGCATTCAGGCCAGAGAAGACGAGCCGCCGAATTTGGAAAATGTCTTGTTAAACTACAAACATACGCCAATCTATAAAGGATTTCAGGGGATTCCGTCTTATAACAAGGCGGTTACCTGGATTACTAACAGCAAAACCTATGAAGATATTACCACCATTGTGCCGATGGAACGAGGGGAAGAGCAAGATGTCGGCAGCGTGGTTGCGTTGTCTTTGCCGATTGAAGACTTACGGACTCTAGTAGCCCATGCAGTAGGCTTTAGCGCCAGATATAATTTGTCCAGTATGGTGGGGCAGACGGTGAACTTTACGGCCATGAAAGACCGGGCGGCGCGATTGGCGCGCAATACGTACCATGTGATGCTGCAAGGCGAGCCTGGTTCCGGTAAGGAACGTTTGGCTCATGGCATGCACCAAGCCAGCCCGCGTGCGGCAGGACCGCTTATTTCCGTAAAATGCGGCGATTTGCCTTCGGAAGTGTTGGAAAACGAGCTTTTTGGTTTTGGCTCGCCTGAAGGAGACGGTCGTCCGGGCAAATTGGAATTAGCTAACGGCGGCACGCTGTTTTTGGACGAAATCGAAAAAATGCCGATGCAGGTGGCGCAACGGTTGTTTGCCGCCATGCAAACAGGAGTCTTCCATCGCAATGGAGAAACGATTTCCCGTTCCTTTGACGTGCGTTTGATTGCTTCTTGCGACAGCGATCTTAAGCGCTTAAGCGAACGAGGAGCTTTCTTGTACGAACTGTACGAAGTGTTGGCGAAGCATACCATCCGTATTCCGCCTCTGCGTTTGCGGCGGGAGGATATTCCGCTTATCGCCAGCCATATTATTCAAGAATTGGCGGAGCAGCATCATTTGCCGGAAAAAACATTCCGCGAAGATGCGATCGAAGCGCTCCTTAATTACGAATGGCCTGGCAATATCAAGCAATTGCAGGTGGCGGTGGAGCATGCGTTCTTCCATACGGAGAGCAATGAAATTCAGCCTGGCGACATTAAGATGGTGACCGAGCCGGCTTTTGGCAACGAGTGGAAAGAGGATCGGGCGGTCTTCGTCAAGGCTTGGCAGACGGCAGGCGGCAATATCAGCCGTTTGGCGAACATGCTGGATGTTAGCCGAGTGACGTTGTATCGATACTTGAAAAAGTACGGCTTGACCAAGAGCGGCAACTAAGCGCGCTTTTAGGGCAGATCAGGGTTGACAGGAGGAGTGGGCCATGGTATCCTCCTGTCAGCTCTCTTTTATTTATAAGCAATGGAGGAACGACGTTGAGACTGCGCAGAAAATCATGGATACCGGCGGCGTTGGATAATTTTAGCGATTGGCTGGTGCGCTTTGAAACCGGAGCGACCTATAAGGGGCGATGGACGGAGGCCTTTGGCAGGACTGCGCCATTGCATGTGGAAGTGGGAACAGGCAAAGGGCGTTTTGTCAGTCAAATGGCTTTGCGCGACAGCCATGTGAATTATCTGGGAATCGAGCGGGAGCTGGAGGTAATTTACTATGCTCTCGAAAAGGCCAAAGCGGCGGAGATTGGCAACTTACGTCTGATGGAAGCCGATGTAGCCCGTTTAGAAGAACTATTTGCGCCGGGGGAAATTGATCGTTTGTTTATTAATTTTTGCGATCCTTGGCCGAAAAAACGTCATGCCAAACGGCGGTTGACCCATGTCGATTTTTTGGCGTTGTACCGTCGCGTGGTTAAAAAGGGCGGGGAAATTCATTTTAAGACGGACAATCGGGGACTCTTTGATTTTTCCCTGGAGCAATTTGCTGAAGCTGGCTTGCCGGTGAAAGAAGTTACCTTTGATTTAGGGGCCGATGCAAGGCCGGATAATATCATGACGGAATACGAAGAAAAGTTTTCCGGCAAAGGCACGCCGATTTGTCGGTGTGTGGTGGTGCTGGAATAGCAAAAAAGCGGACGCTGCGGCGGCCGCTTTTTTTTATCCTGCAATTTAGCTGCGACAGGAGGGCTGGCGGGGGCATGGATAACGAACCGCGAAAGACGCGAAAAACGCGAAAAGGGGTTTCAATATTATGTGATAACCTCTTCGTACCCTCACTCTACTCCCTCTACTCCTGTTCAATTTCTCTTTTGTTTATAAATGTAGGCCTTAGGGCCGGAAGACGCGGAGCATTGTCTCTGTTATAATAAAAAGAGTATTTTTGGCTTCTTTGAAGGGGGTTGGGCATGAATATAATAGCTCGCCTTTGGCGTAATCATAATGAGGCGCTGTTGGTAATTTTACTAATGCTCCTTACCTTGGGGACGCTGAACGTATTCAGCGCCAGCTTTGTAACAGCCGGGCAGGAAATGAAAGACAGCTACTTCTTTTTTAAACGGCACTTGCTGTCACTGGCGGTTGGTATTTTTATTTTTTTTATGATGGCCAAGGTGAAATATCAAGGTAAGATGCGCCTTGGCGCAACCTTGTTTTGGATTGTCTGTATGGTGCTTTTGTTCTTAGTGCATGTTTCCGGCGTGACGGTTAACGGTTCGCGTCGCTGGCTGCGCTTGGCCTCGTTTACATTGCAGCCTTCCGAGCTGGCTAAGCTCGCGGCTGTCTTTTTGGCAGCGGCTTCTTTAGGGATTCAAACCAGACGAGGGCGGCTGACAAGTATTTTTTCTCCCGCTTTAGTGGCGGCAGCGGCATTGGCGCTTCCGGTTTATTTCCAACCGGACATGGGGACGGCGGCTCTAATTATCGCCTTGCCTTTAGTAATGCATTTGGTGGCTGGCGTCGCTGGTTGGCAATGGCTTGTGTTGCTTTTCCTTGGCGGTGTTGGTGTTACTAAGCTTGTTATGGCTGAAGGCTATCGGGCGGAGCGGATTGCCTCGTGGCTCAATCCGTGGCAGTACGCACAAGACCAGGGCTATCAGGCTGTGCAGGCTCTTTTGGCGATTGGGTCCGGAGGCATTACCGGTACTGGTCCTGGTCAAGGCATGGGCAAATTTTTCTATTTGCCTGAAGCGCATACCGATTTTGCTTTTGCCGTTTTTGCGCAGGAATGGGGCTTGGGCGGCGCTTGGTTTTTGATTTTTCTCTTTGTTCTGCTCTTGGTTTATGGAGGGCAGATTGTACGTAAGGCGCCGGATTCCTTGAGCCAGATGTTGGCGCTGGGCTGTCTGCTATTGATTGTGGGCCAAGCGGCAGGGAACCTGTTGATGGTATTGGGGGTGCTGCCGGTTATTGGCGTGCCATTGCCTTTTATCAGCTATGGGGGGACTTCGCTGATTGTGAATATGGCGGCGATGGGCTTGCTGTTGAATATCGGGCGTCAAATCGTGGCTGCCGAACATGCAGAGGAAAGAGAAACGGAGCAGCTCGAGATAGAAGGACAAGGCTTGAAGGAAAAACTGGAGCGCAAGCGACATTTGCGATTAGTGCG
This sequence is a window from Anaeromusa acidaminophila DSM 3853. Protein-coding genes within it:
- a CDS encoding FtsW/RodA/SpoVE family cell cycle protein; translation: MNIIARLWRNHNEALLVILLMLLTLGTLNVFSASFVTAGQEMKDSYFFFKRHLLSLAVGIFIFFMMAKVKYQGKMRLGATLFWIVCMVLLFLVHVSGVTVNGSRRWLRLASFTLQPSELAKLAAVFLAAASLGIQTRRGRLTSIFSPALVAAAALALPVYFQPDMGTAALIIALPLVMHLVAGVAGWQWLVLLFLGGVGVTKLVMAEGYRAERIASWLNPWQYAQDQGYQAVQALLAIGSGGITGTGPGQGMGKFFYLPEAHTDFAFAVFAQEWGLGGAWFLIFLFVLLLVYGGQIVRKAPDSLSQMLALGCLLLIVGQAAGNLLMVLGVLPVIGVPLPFISYGGTSLIVNMAAMGLLLNIGRQIVAAEHAEERETEQLEIEGQGLKEKLERKRHLRLVRH
- the gndA gene encoding NADP-dependent phosphogluconate dehydrogenase: MKYQIGLIGLAVMGQNLALNLAGKGVPVAVYNRTADKVAALLEKGAELPLGGAPSLEELVGMLERPRRILLMVKAGEAVDSMLNQLAPLLDEGDILIDGGNSHYRDTQRREEQMADVGIRYLGLGVSGGEEGALRGPSLMAGGDALAYAAVAPLLKRMAAQADDGTPCCAYFGGGGAGHFVKMVHNGIEYADMQLIAESYFYMKEALHLGEAEQAALFEKWNKGILSSYLIEITAAVLRRKDKDTGKALVNLILDKAAQKGTGQWTSQAALELGVPVPAITEAVFARYLSQLKEERVIAAQELPGTGTWAIGDGENAGRRLKEALFLSKLCCYAQGFALLQAARQAYGWEMDLSKVALVWRAGCIVRARILEDIAAVYREQPDLKNLLLAPRFVTAFGRGQHEWRLLVSDAVERGLAVPVMGASLAYYDGYRRAFSPANLLQAQRDYFGAHTYERVDRPGFFHTEW
- the trmB gene encoding tRNA (guanosine(46)-N7)-methyltransferase TrmB, which encodes MRLRRKSWIPAALDNFSDWLVRFETGATYKGRWTEAFGRTAPLHVEVGTGKGRFVSQMALRDSHVNYLGIERELEVIYYALEKAKAAEIGNLRLMEADVARLEELFAPGEIDRLFINFCDPWPKKRHAKRRLTHVDFLALYRRVVKKGGEIHFKTDNRGLFDFSLEQFAEAGLPVKEVTFDLGADARPDNIMTEYEEKFSGKGTPICRCVVVLE
- a CDS encoding sigma 54-interacting transcriptional regulator, with the protein product MIREKRSKEKLETYYRKFMEEGIMDANVHPYVAESWQKSRDWKVGSARLEGLPRLGKEEFRLRQGRHQAAIQYVDEYYQTVREFFTNHNLSLLLLDEECYVLRSYAMPFYQISTIDTPGTRLSPKDIGTSSISIAYEHQVPFLLFGPEMWIRECQNSDACSAPVMAGGRMQYILAVVAADREPLPYDALVSTVLGLKYALESYLQVQYRLASKNAILDAASFAVYQIQAGGEVTYANRLGQSRLGELGIQAREDEPPNLENVLLNYKHTPIYKGFQGIPSYNKAVTWITNSKTYEDITTIVPMERGEEQDVGSVVALSLPIEDLRTLVAHAVGFSARYNLSSMVGQTVNFTAMKDRAARLARNTYHVMLQGEPGSGKERLAHGMHQASPRAAGPLISVKCGDLPSEVLENELFGFGSPEGDGRPGKLELANGGTLFLDEIEKMPMQVAQRLFAAMQTGVFHRNGETISRSFDVRLIASCDSDLKRLSERGAFLYELYEVLAKHTIRIPPLRLRREDIPLIASHIIQELAEQHHLPEKTFREDAIEALLNYEWPGNIKQLQVAVEHAFFHTESNEIQPGDIKMVTEPAFGNEWKEDRAVFVKAWQTAGGNISRLANMLDVSRVTLYRYLKKYGLTKSGN
- the lysA gene encoding diaminopimelate decarboxylase, with product MAEKKLPFSQAQLDEMLQKYPTPFHLYDEAAIRANVKRLLAAFSWAPAFKEYFAVKATPNPFLLKILKEEGLGADCSSAAELVLAEKVGITGENIMFSSNDTPAEEYAKAVELGAIINLDDISHIEYLERHVGLPELLSFRYNPGSARAGNTIIGKPEDAKYGLTKEQLFEAYRIVRDKGVKRFGIHTMVISNELNPDYFIETARMMMTLAKEIYETLGIRIEMINFGGGIGIPYRPEDSQVDLEYVGAGIRKLYEEIIVPAGLAPLKLALECGRMIAGPYGYLVSKVLHKKETYKNYVGLDACMANLMRPALYGSYHHITVVGKEKQPLDHVYDVTGSLCENNDKFAIDRALPQVDIGDVVVIHDAGAHGHAMGFNYNGKLRSAEILLKADGTTELIRRAETLEDYFATLDFSKL
- a CDS encoding flagellar hook-length control protein FliK encodes the protein MNSLHGLQQVVGKREISMEIRNLQGLMQHWLPQVKGNTEATPPKAAAALQGSGVKVGADGVDMQADGEMKAALQRLQGVMQEQLKDVSELPAEVRKVVEAILEQYTQAQKVVPEGINAMLTSPRQAADLLSRLAEALSEGATLKEEGGEAVKQLVDRLVSAFKDTLPASPGDLAAKLASLVQDINGRQGPLDKELTQLLQQLTAKMLRGNGTAGNAPEIGAPITSAAAATDALKQMAQSNEALLAVMKALTQEEGIGAALQEAGKNSPMALANGMDAAMANGTAGRTVSRSGVGEGPRAVLQQLVQAFQSQLPEELQSPGMQGQVLEGTRLWALLKTVESGATAGLNRQEFKASGETFRQLAAWLNGGAQGETPDLGELFGLVQFLPESSQQSIWSLARQQGLPEVLRQWAASLGDGGGNQTDVPKELSSLQQRMGNSSDAVRMANLLNEAADWLEGNSNRSLAAMGRMVKLLPPEVARLVQQVLAQDGAAEQLRNMGNLFTQLSEEAPQSQTLLFLRQAGAQAPAGGADGAAQTAQRLLALISQLASRQGQAEGELTQILQQWQAKVQGDPAQTLLLERAVRQFGAQVPPDVAQTALKSNMPDLPRFWVLLKTMEAGEWNELPVQVQRKSAEVVRELASSLQRPAVWEADVKTEHSLLTFTNTLLFNPQGTPYPMYWHVYHQQKQDAQGRDTGEFETWLRVCLETENMGTVDVVFRYYDEKALDVRLRFEGEDSAEAFREVLPEVRQAVGELPFELGDIWVSRGGKKENKGAETT
- a CDS encoding NYN domain-containing protein, with amino-acid sequence MGINVLTSTLQWRRHRQQRVAVLFDAENIHLDLARFALTKAAELGEVILCRAYADWSHLDLTRSEWRNFTMENGVSVVHTPAGTSGKNTADIALAIEAMELVYLGNVHALVIVSNDSDFRFLALRVREKGVPIYGAGHMQVKESLRSAYTAFFEAPDKKTKSVATRTVPELAGRSKERRELRTAVGELAEEVQRPMAQIIDMYLRLKEETKQDWVGGSVLGQRLKEELDDFALPAGQGKQLSKFLKKYPRLFRLERQGTCFLVKVELAKEN